One part of the Solanum dulcamara chromosome 3, daSolDulc1.2, whole genome shotgun sequence genome encodes these proteins:
- the LOC129882961 gene encoding RING-H2 finger protein ATL2-like — MDDDEYSSSTSTLRSCCDDYLPHYAFSGKLMFISVLLFFFVCLFIAFFHLYANRFLLRRDRHHNRRRYRHQIPASPIPAVSSQGLGPSLLKSLPVFVYDAEFYNPPIECPVCLAEFENGETGRVLPKCNHCFHCECIDMWFQSHCSCPICRAPIQQLVKQIEVTENNQSELEREDVVIMVDESIIEEIQNRELSSSESSQSDDGKKSMGTIVIVAS, encoded by the coding sequence atggaTGACGATGAGTATTCATCATCTACATCTACCCTCAGATCTTGTTGCGATGATTATCTGCCGCATTACGCTTTCAGCGGTAAACTCATGTTTATCTCTGTTCTCCTTTTCTTCTTCGTCTGTCTTTTCATCGCCTTCTTTCACTTATACGCTAATCGATTCCTCCTCCGCCGTGATCGCCACCACAACCGCCGTCGTTACCGTCACCAGATTCCGGCTTCACCCATCCCGGCGGTTTCTTCTCAAGGGCTCGGCCCTTCGTTACTAAAATCACTCCCTGTTTTCGTTTACGATGCGGAATTTTACAATCCTCCAATCGAATGTCCTGTGTGCTTGGCGGAATTCGAAAATGGAGAAACGGGTCGGGTTTTGCCTAAATGTAATCATTGTTTTCACTGTGAGTGTATTGATATGTGGTTTCAGTCTCATTGTAGCTGCCCGATTTGCCGAGCCCCAATTCAACAATTGGTGAAACAGATTGAAGTAACTGAAAATAATCAGAGTGAATTAGAAAGAGAAGATGTTGTAATAATGGTGGATGAATCTATAATCGAAGAAATACAGAATCGTGAATTATCTTCTTCTGAATCGTCGCAGTCTGACGATGGCAAAAAATCCATGGGCACGATAGTTATTGTTGCGAGTTAa